From Chryseobacterium tructae, one genomic window encodes:
- a CDS encoding zincin-like metallopeptidase toxin domain-containing protein, which produces MKNTDYKDVFDIGNEALSMDNKFPFPAFPSFKNAFTIGENIRGMSNVSPLATVKLFNQSAEDIQSKYYPDGNPPIEGSFTYIPDNGSDLTSVIKTTVKDFYYYGVKDVKNFAFKVIIFSSTEATKLKECFEVSNPKGREILIFVEDNSKDNISGTYGAIKISEEVLTFLNSKKRLAYDVYNNTEIYKEIKAVVPELTDDQIKSLLQKGYIEDTRIDVAKTYFKVASFFSSGISFIHPSLGILTNDAMRAATSSILEKVIETIEEARLEENRWQPDAPELENGQIDKNYRYKPIISSGANTNGAVNFTKISRILKTMLIEQNNLVKQSLHISKDFKYNNPPKGLLEILYKSYLDAYYIMDDIASNLENISDIEILKYGTKVYNALLCGIWNSLIDAVSALFSMIKMIYDGITLGKDFVQNIDKYLPILLEQFDEIIQAIKNLSIDEIIKYVYGKLKKIKLTFDPIPCAYLLGYIYGFIISLIIEIIVGTLVSGGTLDIPIIIQKIEETIFGIFRLGWGIVKGAVTKIRTFTKFIVKSVKNVIEGFQELLTFLKKGWPTIKKSIDESFEGVSLIKRGRYIGQVLEEADIILLERFLKNFKVDLQLGKAKGIVEVDGYFYPSGNVVTLKPNQAAMFITDGISMKFVIREDATTYEVLHELMHFRDCMKTGKKAFLKKPLVDKEKYVYDKVIEYKQYINRRELKHAENYVNYNLKEASVTDKVGNPVVEVLPFNLNDIPKKRQRININKILNLK; this is translated from the coding sequence ATGAAAAACACAGATTATAAAGATGTTTTTGACATTGGTAATGAAGCATTATCAATGGATAATAAATTCCCTTTCCCTGCATTTCCTTCATTTAAAAATGCTTTTACTATAGGAGAAAATATACGTGGAATGAGTAATGTAAGTCCTTTGGCAACGGTAAAACTGTTTAACCAATCAGCAGAAGATATACAATCAAAATATTATCCGGATGGAAACCCACCGATAGAAGGCTCTTTTACCTACATTCCTGATAACGGAAGTGATTTAACATCGGTAATCAAAACGACAGTTAAGGACTTCTATTATTATGGTGTAAAGGATGTTAAAAATTTTGCTTTTAAAGTCATCATATTTTCTTCTACAGAAGCAACAAAACTTAAAGAATGTTTTGAAGTTTCAAACCCTAAAGGCAGAGAAATCTTAATATTTGTAGAGGATAATTCTAAAGACAATATTAGTGGAACTTATGGAGCAATAAAAATTTCAGAAGAAGTATTAACGTTTTTGAATTCAAAGAAAAGACTTGCCTATGACGTCTATAACAATACTGAAATTTATAAAGAAATAAAGGCTGTAGTTCCTGAACTGACGGATGATCAGATAAAAAGCCTTTTACAAAAAGGATATATTGAAGACACTCGGATTGATGTCGCCAAAACATACTTCAAAGTTGCTTCTTTCTTTTCCAGCGGAATTTCTTTCATCCACCCTAGCCTCGGGATTCTAACAAATGATGCAATGAGAGCTGCTACAAGTTCCATTCTTGAAAAAGTTATTGAAACTATTGAAGAAGCACGACTTGAAGAGAACAGATGGCAACCAGATGCTCCAGAACTTGAAAATGGTCAAATTGACAAAAATTATAGATATAAACCCATTATTTCGTCAGGAGCAAATACGAATGGAGCAGTGAATTTCACTAAGATTAGTCGCATTTTAAAAACAATGCTAATTGAGCAAAACAATTTAGTAAAACAATCACTGCATATTAGTAAAGATTTTAAATACAATAACCCACCAAAAGGCTTGTTGGAGATTTTATATAAATCATATTTGGATGCATACTACATTATGGATGATATAGCTTCTAACTTGGAAAATATATCTGATATTGAGATTCTAAAATACGGAACAAAAGTATATAATGCCCTACTATGTGGTATATGGAACAGTCTTATAGATGCAGTATCAGCTTTATTTTCAATGATAAAAATGATATATGATGGAATTACATTGGGTAAAGATTTTGTTCAGAATATAGATAAATATCTTCCTATTCTTTTAGAACAATTTGATGAGATCATCCAAGCTATTAAAAATCTTAGCATTGATGAAATTATAAAATATGTTTATGGAAAATTGAAGAAAATAAAACTTACTTTTGATCCTATACCTTGTGCTTATTTGCTTGGTTATATTTATGGCTTCATTATTTCATTAATTATTGAAATAATTGTAGGAACTCTTGTTAGTGGTGGAACATTAGATATTCCCATCATAATACAAAAAATTGAAGAAACGATTTTTGGTATTTTTAGATTAGGATGGGGTATTGTAAAAGGAGCTGTCACTAAAATAAGAACATTCACTAAGTTTATTGTTAAGTCAGTCAAAAATGTAATTGAGGGATTTCAAGAGCTTCTGACTTTCTTAAAAAAAGGTTGGCCAACCATAAAAAAAAGTATTGATGAATCTTTTGAAGGAGTATCTCTGATAAAAAGAGGACGATATATAGGTCAGGTTTTAGAGGAGGCAGATATTATTCTTCTTGAAAGGTTTCTTAAAAATTTTAAAGTTGATCTTCAATTAGGAAAAGCAAAAGGCATTGTAGAGGTAGATGGATATTTTTATCCATCAGGAAATGTTGTTACATTAAAACCCAATCAAGCCGCTATGTTTATTACAGATGGAATAAGTATGAAATTTGTTATAAGAGAGGATGCCACTACATATGAAGTTTTGCATGAATTAATGCACTTTAGAGACTGTATGAAAACAGGAAAAAAAGCATTTTTAAAAAAACCTTTAGTAGACAAAGAAAAGTATGTATATGATAAAGTTATCGAATACAAACAGTATATAAATAGAAGAGAGCTAAAACATGCCGAAAATTATGTTAACTATAACCTCAAAGAGGCATCTGTAACGGATAAAGTTGGTAATCCAGTAGTAGAAGTCCTACCTTTCAATTTAAATGATATTCCTAAAAAAAGGCAAAGAATAAATATAAATAAAATTTTAAATCTAAAATAA